One Planctomycetia bacterium genomic window carries:
- a CDS encoding glycosyltransferase has translation MRVLLTSHRPLRDGVAGQRLSWLCEKLSASHEVRIVQAGLTRDTPADVRVVVCNADDPCADLPFDLPSLDHDRAGLPTFHSLSNSELAAYREAFRNALDAEIDAFDPDVVHVQHLWIDGHLILESGAPYVVSAYQTEWTAAQADRRFRRFVRETAENASRVLTDDLTLRGQLAKRFELPRERFSDAALTVEQLTALYREVHECRFGRR, from the coding sequence ATGCGAGTGCTCCTCACCAGCCACCGGCCGTTGCGCGACGGAGTCGCCGGCCAACGTCTGTCCTGGCTGTGCGAGAAGTTGTCGGCGTCCCACGAAGTACGCATCGTTCAAGCAGGACTCACGCGCGACACACCTGCTGACGTGCGCGTCGTCGTCTGCAACGCGGATGATCCATGCGCCGACTTGCCTTTCGATCTGCCGTCGCTCGACCACGATCGTGCGGGTCTGCCGACGTTCCACTCGCTCTCGAATTCCGAGTTGGCGGCCTATCGCGAAGCCTTTCGCAATGCACTCGACGCGGAAATCGACGCCTTTGATCCGGACGTCGTTCACGTGCAACATCTCTGGATCGACGGCCATTTGATCCTGGAGTCCGGCGCGCCGTACGTCGTCTCGGCCTACCAGACCGAATGGACCGCGGCGCAGGCCGACCGTCGCTTTCGACGATTCGTCCGTGAAACGGCCGAAAACGCCAGCCGCGTCTTGACGGACGACTTGACGCTCCGCGGCCAACTCGCGAAAAGGTTCGAATTACCGCGCGAGCGATTTTCCGACGCGGCGCTGACCGTGGAGCAGCTCACGGCGCTCTACCGTGAAGTCCACGAATGCCGCTTCGGGCGCCGCTAG
- a CDS encoding sigma-70 family RNA polymerase sigma factor, with amino-acid sequence MICREDRPNGAKAAEWDRLVREHGTMVFRTAWRIVGNAADAEDIAQEVFLEAHRLRARQVRNWGGLLRRLSTCRALDRLRAKKNVLSLDASFAAGNGSDPAEAAIERELAERLRLAITQLPRREAEVFCMKFFETLTNEQIAAALQIAPGAVGVALHKARTKLEALLGEDEHQESTR; translated from the coding sequence ATGATTTGTCGCGAAGACCGCCCGAACGGCGCCAAAGCCGCGGAGTGGGACCGACTGGTCCGTGAACACGGAACCATGGTGTTCCGCACGGCTTGGCGGATCGTCGGCAACGCCGCGGACGCCGAGGACATTGCCCAAGAGGTATTCCTCGAAGCCCACCGGCTGCGCGCGCGACAAGTCCGTAATTGGGGCGGGCTATTGCGGCGGCTCTCGACCTGTCGGGCCTTGGACCGGCTCCGGGCGAAGAAGAATGTCCTCTCACTCGACGCCAGCTTCGCGGCCGGCAACGGCAGCGATCCAGCGGAGGCCGCCATCGAACGGGAATTGGCCGAGCGGCTGCGCTTGGCGATCACGCAGTTGCCGCGGCGCGAGGCGGAAGTCTTCTGCATGAAGTTTTTCGAGACGCTGACGAACGAACAAATTGCGGCGGCGCTGCAGATCGCACCCGGAGCGGTGGGCGTGGCGCTGCACAAGGCACGGACGAAATTGGAAGCCCTGCTGGGCGAGGATGAGCACCAGGAGTCGACACGATGA